Proteins encoded in a region of the Globicephala melas chromosome 1, mGloMel1.2, whole genome shotgun sequence genome:
- the LOC132594383 gene encoding LOW QUALITY PROTEIN: olfactory receptor 10T2-like (The sequence of the model RefSeq protein was modified relative to this genomic sequence to represent the inferred CDS: inserted 2 bases in 1 codon; substituted 2 bases at 2 genomic stop codons): MKRXNQSMITEFILIGFSNLGDLQILLFFIFLLVYLTTPMASATIMTIILLDQALDTPMYFFLFVLSCSETCXTLVIVPKMLTNLLSTTRTTFFPGCAAQLYFFVGLACTNCFLIAVMGYNHYVAIYNPSQLHSHHQPSTHILLVLASSICSFLISVVVNILVFTVPFCASNWINHFXDISPVIKLGRTDINIKEMVMFLLSILVLLVPFVLIFISYVFIVSTILKISSVEGQHKAFATCVSHLTVVIVHYGCASFIYLRPTSLYFSNKDRLGAVTYMVITPLLKPLVYTLRNKEVNTALRNVLSRYSFPKTE; this comes from the exons ATGAAGAGATAGAACCAGAGCATGATCACCGAGTTCATCCTTATAGGCTTCTCAAACCTGGGGGATCTGCAGATCCTTCTCTTCTTTATCTTCCTCCTGGTCTACCTGACCACTCCGATGGCCAGTGCCACCATCATGACTATCATTCTTCTGGATCAGGCTTTGGACACCCctatgtatttctttctctttgtcctcTCCTGCTCTGAAACCTGCTAAACCTTGGTCATCGTACCAAAAATGCTGACCAATCTGCTTTCCACAACTAGAACTACTTTTTTCCCTGGGTGTGCTGCTCAGCTCTATTTCTTTGTGGGCTTGGCTTGTACCAACTGTTTTCTAATTGCTGTGATGGGCTACAATCACTATGTTGCCATCTACAACCCTTCTCAACTACACAGTCATCATCAGCCATCCACCCACATACTGCTGGTTTTAGCCTCAAGCATCTGTAGTTTTCTGATCTCTGTAGTTGTCAACATCCTGGTGTTTACTGTACCCTTCTGTGCCTCCAATTGGATCAACCACTT TGACATTTCCCCTGTCATAAAACTGGGCCGCACAGACATCAACATAAAGGAGATGGTTATGTTCTTACTCAGCATTCTGGTATTGCTGGTTCCCTTTGTGTTGATCTTCATCTCCTATGTCTTCATTGTTTCCACCATCCTCAAGATCTCTTCAGTGGAGGGACAGCATAAGGCCTTTGCCACCTGTGTCTCCCACCTCACAGTGGTCATTGTTCACTATGGCTGTGCTTCCTTTATCTACTTGAGGCCGACATCCCTGTACTTCTCAAATAAGGACCGACTTGGGGCAGTGACCTATATGGTGATCACCCCGCTACTCAAGCCCCTTGTCTACACCCTGAGGAACAAAGAAGTGAACACGGCTCTGAGAAATGTTCTCAGTAGGTACTCATTTCCCAAAACTGAATGA